One window from the genome of Amycolatopsis sp. NBC_01480 encodes:
- a CDS encoding BPL-N domain-containing protein has protein sequence MDRRRFLLGAGVLTGAAGLTALGIAVFEPAPDSRPLALVYRGPASTEGCPEAVAALLGSQYRVAYIGPDEDYPLTAQSLAKAAVYAQPGGGSLDPAWRKMRDHADDIRAYVRGGGNYLGFCLGGYLAGASPGFALLPGDTDQYVGSQGAHLHSTDDTVLTVTWRGAPQQLYFQDGPVFKLNTGAPATILATYPTGAVAAAVTPYGKGKVGVVGPHPEADQTWFHDAHLDSTGALHPELGRDLITTTVAR, from the coding sequence ATGGACCGGAGGCGATTCCTGCTCGGCGCCGGGGTGCTTACCGGCGCGGCGGGTTTGACCGCGCTCGGCATCGCGGTGTTCGAGCCCGCGCCCGATTCACGGCCGCTCGCGCTGGTCTACCGAGGCCCGGCATCGACGGAGGGCTGCCCCGAAGCGGTCGCCGCGCTGCTCGGCTCCCAGTACCGCGTCGCCTACATCGGTCCCGACGAGGACTACCCGCTCACCGCGCAATCCCTGGCCAAGGCCGCCGTCTACGCGCAACCGGGCGGCGGCAGCCTCGACCCGGCGTGGCGGAAGATGCGCGACCACGCCGACGACATCCGCGCGTACGTCCGGGGCGGCGGCAACTACCTCGGGTTCTGCCTGGGCGGCTACCTCGCCGGCGCGTCGCCCGGCTTCGCCCTCCTGCCCGGCGACACCGACCAGTACGTCGGCTCCCAGGGCGCGCACCTGCACTCGACCGACGACACCGTGCTGACCGTGACCTGGCGCGGCGCCCCACAGCAGCTGTACTTCCAGGACGGCCCGGTGTTCAAGCTGAACACCGGCGCCCCGGCCACCATCCTCGCGACCTACCCGACCGGCGCCGTCGCCGCCGCGGTCACCCCTTATGGCAAGGGAAAGGTCGGCGTCGTCGGCCCCCACCCGGAAGCCGACCAGACCTGGTTCCACGACGCCCACCTCGACAGCACCGGCGCCCTCCACCCGGAACTGGGCCGCGACCTCATCACCACGACGGTGGCCCGCTGA